The genomic DNA gctagggatgaATCTAGTGCAGGGATGAAGAGAAAAGATGGTGataaagacttgaacaaagctttcTTGAGAGCCCTTCAACTTGCAACTTCTACGAATGATCTTCAAGCTTCGAAATGGACTTGTAGTTGGAGAAGATGAATGTATGAAAGAGATGGAGGTGGGTTCGGTTATGTGGAGAAGAAAATAGGGAGAGAGAGTGAGTTAAATGGAGTTATGTTGGAGAGTGTGGAGTTGTAATGATCATCCCTAACCCCATTGGCCAATTTGGTAATCATGACCCTTATCCTTTGGCAACTAGATCAAGCATAATCACAAAAGAATATAGGTAATCTAAACAAAATACTTGGTCATCATTTGGCTGAAAATtcgggtgggggggggggtaaaatgtaaaattttggtaactaataggtaaataattaggaggttaagggtattttctataatagtgggtgtatgtcatgtttatatagtgtgtggggatttttgtgaccgtaaataattaagaatgataaaataatatttctgacaatattttggtgtccccggtaatgtctggttgttcggttacgtatcgttccgttaaagcgtttaattgtaccgcatagtgtcttttatgcatctttttgtaacgaattttaattccaacacttaggaaagcgttcaggaccatttagtcgaTTCTCTGTATAACACGAGTGTGTTAAGGGCTGAATTGTTTCTGAAAATGTAGAATTCtgtacttaaaatgagttttaggcactttccggcactcaaactatcacctagtgacacagtcttgtggtcctcacttccctacactccatactggtgtagtactctatccctggctcatactggcctcgaTATAGTgtttgtctatgtgctggcattgtcagcatgtgtctgagttatccgctcactgtgcttagctgtgctttgtgcatcaggtttgtcactaagagtctgtacgaaataaatggagtgactgtatgtaaagtgatgcacatgtatgtatataacataaatcagtaagcagtttaaagtgtcagttgtaatcaagcacagtcattaagcacataattagagttaattaatttgtacagcacctgtaattgtgagggttgtcacattcgggtaaacccgttaatttaaaaagattactcgtaGGGTAAACTCATCTCAAAACTCATTGGGTATCTATCGGGTAACTAttaaccggttacattttgtattgtcattttaaaaatatatatcaaataactataatgtatacggaatagaatacctatatgtataaaaatggatgtatcatatatatatatatatacatatctaataacataaaagaaattatatcgggtatacaatcgggtaaacgggtacactttatcgggtaattgggtcgggtaaacgggtatatcactaaatcccaaacccgtcccaaacctgcgaaaaaaataaaaactattcccaaacctgtcccaaacccgattaaccgaccccaaacccgtcccaaatgtgtcgggttttGGGTTTACCCAAtgggttcgggtttgattgccatccctaagGACCTGGGGCTTTATCAATACCTATGGCAAAAATAACTGTTTTGATCTCCTCCACTATGATAGGCCGAACCATGTTGTCAGCAACATTTTGATTAAGCGGATTTGTAAAGATCTCCGGAGATATACGTCCGCCGGAAGTATTAGAAGATATGATTGTTGAAACAGTCCGATTGAAGCTGCACTCGTTCAAGTACAAAGAGGTTCTTGATGGGGGGTGTTTAGTTTGATAGTTTTGTTGCTGGCCGTGTTCTTTTGTTTTCGGATTGTTCTTTATTTTTTTGGTTGTTGTGTTTGGGTTTTGTTTTGGATTGGTTGTCTTGACTTGTAGTGTGTGTCAGTGTTTTGGCACACCCTGTTCTTTCGTttggtgatttataaaatttaccggggtaaccctttacccaaaaaaaaaaaagtacaaAGTAAATGAGCAGGTTTCAAGACTTTTGAAGACATGGAAGATATCATTGCTGGAGGAGTCCGACCACACCTAATATAATCTCTTAATAGTTTTTCTGATGTATAGTTGATAGGTGTTTGGTGCGTTGTTTTGCTTTTTAGCGTGTTTACTTTAGTGTGGCATGTCACACTATTGAACTAGATTGGTACTCTGCCAATCTACTTGTATCTGTTTTGGTTTATAGTAATACAATCACCGGGGTataccctttacccaaaaaaaaagatCTCCGGAGATAGGGTCAAAGAAACTTCCCCCTCACAGCCTAAAAAATTCTCATAATGTTTAACAAAAGCATTCGGCACGTGCTCACCTTCGCAAAAAATCCCATTATTATCCGTAATACCATCAATACGACTTCTATGGTTTCTGGCTTTCAACGACATATGAAAAAAATTTGAATTAGCATCACCCGCTCTTAACCAGGTCACTTTAGATTTCTGCTTTAAAAACGTTCCTCATCCAGGCTCGCTTCTTGGAATTCACGAGTAGCATTAGCTTCCTCACTTCTAATGTTTTCGTCGAATGGGTGTTTCTCAACCTCCCGTTGAATTGCATCCAGCTTCCCGCGTAACTCATCTACCTTTTTATGCAAGTTACCCTGCTTGTATAAGAGAGATCTAAGAGTAGTCTTTAGTGCACGCAGCTTTTTAACCAAACGAAACTGGTGAACCCCCATGATGCTAAGGTCCCAGTTACTCTTCACAATATCCATAAATCCCGGTTTATGAACCAAGAAATTAGCAAACTTAAACGAGTTGGCTCTTTTCTTCTCCATCTTATTAATTTTAAGAATACAAGGGCAATGGTCGAAAACTCTATATGGTTGAAACAGAGCAACCGCTTTAGGAAATTTGCTAACAAACGGAATGTTACCCATGGCCCTATCGATTTTCTTCAGCAGCCCAACGCCTTTTTTCGGCTTTTGGTTCCATGTAAAATGGAAACCTATGCTTTTAATATCCGCCACTTCAATTTCGTTTACACACTCTTGAAAATCTCGCATACTAGTGGAAATACCTGAAGCTCCCATAGATTTATCTTCCAAATTCAAAGCAGAGTTGAAATTCCCCATAATCACCCACGGATTATTTGCCACCAGAATCTTGTGCCTAGCCAAATGACTCCACAACTCTCTTCTCGTAATGTAAGAATTAGAAGCATACACTATCGAATAGAAAATAACCTTTTTATCTCTCTTGAATATCATTTGAACATGAATAACCTGAGATGTTTGAGCTAAAACCATGATATCAAACACATCCGTATTCCATCCGATAATAATACGAGTACCTTTATCACATTGGCCCCCATTAGATGTCCACTCCCAATTACTAAAGACTGATCGGCAGACTTTATCCAGTTTACTAACTTCAACATGAGACTCAAGCACTGCACAAAAGCTAACACCATTTTCCCTAACCACCTGACGAACCTCCGTTTGTTTcagagggcggttcaaccccctaatATTCCAAGTGGCTAGACAAACCATTGGCAACAATTGGAGAAGGACTGCTTGCCCCTTTTGTGTCATTCGGCTTCCTAGAATCACCCACCAGAAATTCATTCGTCTCATTATAAACTTCAATCACCTCCTCGTCATCAGAGTCATCAAAGTCTCCACTTTGCCCTTTACTACATTGCCCTACGTCCTCATCAACCATATTTAAAACATGAAACTGATTCGCCGACTTAAGGTTTGGACTAGCCGACTTAATGTTTGAATCAGGTTTATGCTTGTTACTAATCGGCCTATATTCAAATTTCGGCTTTGGTTTGGTAATCTGAATACCGGTTTCCTATCCACCTTTTTGCTTTGAACTTCCATATAGCCATCATCATCTACTCTAGGAGCCAACTTAGGTTGAGACATACCTTGATTGCCAGGTTGCCTAACATTTTTCTGATTAGCCGACGAAACAGCTTTCCTTGGATTTTTTAGGCACGAGTCATTAGAATGACCGAAAACACAACATGTCAAGCACCTGAGAGGGTTCCATTCATATTCTACATACATCGTTTCTTTAATAAACCCATCACCATTCGGATTTGGGATTGCCATAGTAATTTTCTCTTTTAGCTCTTTATGCGCCGAAACTTCAATGAGAGCTCAAGCAAAGCTACTTCGACCCCAGTTGTCCACACACATCGACGTTGTATATGAATCAAGGAGCTTTGGTTCACCAATTGCAGTCGCGATCATACTAAGGCCATCTTCCATATAAGCAGCAATCGGAACTTCATGGACTTTTACCCACACCTGAATTTTGTTAACCTCCTTCTTCTCCAGCTTGGTAGTTGGCATCCATTCCTGAAGAAAAAATGGTTGTGACCGAATAATCCACGGACCAGAAGTCAGAACATCCAACATACCCTTTTGATCTGCAAACTTAAAAAAGAAGAAGCCATTTGCATTCATCATTGATTTCTGTAATCCATACTTTTTCCAGTTGTTTTTCACAAAAAATTTGACGACAGGATATGCAATGCGGTCCCCCAAGAAGTAACCATACAACGTGTTTGCTAACTTATCCTGAACTACCCGAACCGATTCCACCGGAAGAACAATGTCACAATCATCATGATGCAGAGAACTAGCAAGAGACCTGAAGTTAACCCTTTGAGAATTCTGATTTTTCGCCAAATCTGCATAGGACAGCGGCTTGATCAGGTTGTCTTCACCATGTTTGCTGACGTCAGCCCTAGTCGGCTCATCCTGAACTTGATCAGGTTTTAAAATATCGACCATCACCAGCTCCGTGATCTTAATCAACTCATCAATGACATTGATTTTCTTTGGTTCAGATTGTGAGTTCTGAACAGTACCCCTACGAGGGAGGAAAGTATTAACGTCGATGTTCACCACTTTATTAGCAATACCCTTGCTCACGTTAGGAGGTTTCCCACGATCATGCAACACTCTACCATCAGGCTTGGGATGATCAGACAATCCAGCTTCAACTCCTCTCTCCATTAAACGAAGTGACAACCAAGCATGCACGAGAAAAACTTAATACGCCAAGAACCAACGAACAAGAAAACTGAAAAACCCTAATCCTTTAAACCCTAGTTTCAATCTTCAACCCTTGAGCGATTAAACCAGAGTATCAATATAGCTAAATTAATCTTAGTTAACCGCAATCAATACCAACCGGTTTAATAAATCAGGGTTTCGAATTGAAGAACTAAGGCGGCGATtggaaaagaaaacaaaaaaaacccTAGTTTTGGATCGATCCCTAATGCTAACAAGTTCGTTATAGAATTTTGAAGAAACAAAactctaatcacagactgttatgcATAAGATCACAAAGAAAAACATGGTTGGTAAACTGCTTGGTGAAAGATGTTGCTCTGGGCGATTCTTGGCGATTTGTGACTAACCCTAGCTTCTTGTTCATCTGATCTTATTCTTGATTGATCTGGGTTAGCAATTGTGGTGTTGtcgatccttctgagtaaggtttctagacttctaccgtggtttctaatcttttgaaatcAGGTTTAGGGTTTGTTCGTTTCATCTTTTCTTGCTAGGGTTTGCTGCCGATTTCGCTTGGGTTGGTTCTTGTTCGTGTTGTGCTGATTCCTTTGCTTTTTGGTGTTGGTGGCGGATTAGGGTTTCTGATTTGCTGCTTTTTCTCACCAAGGTTTGGTTTTCAGTACTGGGGTTTTTGCACCTTGTCGGCTAAACTAGGGTTTATCCGATTTCGTTTTTTAGCCATTCTTACGTCTGCATGTAACTAGTTTCTTGTGATAATGAATTCTGAACCGCCTGACATTAATGATATTCTCGGGAAACCATCGTTGAATGCTGATGTTTATGGGAAGCCGCAATACATGGAGAATAATTCAGAATTAGGGTTGGGGGATTTAGGGTTTCGGTCATTCTCTGAAAAGATGCATGGGGATATTTTTATCTCTTCAAAAATTGATAAGCAGCCGAATCCAAAGGAATCCCGTAACAACTTGTCTTCCTTTTGGAGCAGTCTTGATGCCAAGTCAATAAACATTGATGGTAATCCGGTGATGCCAAGAAGGGGTCTCGTTCAAAAGGAACCACGAATGATTAACATCATTGACGAGCTGGAAAAGGTCTCAGTCCCCGTCCATGAGCCAAGTAGTTCTGAAGATCGGAATAAAGAGGCGGGAGCTGTAAAGATGACTTATGCGGATAGGGTTAAGAATGTGTCGATTGTGAAGAAGGAAGTTAATTTCAGGAAGATGGATTCAGGAGAGACAAAACCTGATGCAGATGTTGTTATCCCTCGAGAGGTAATTCGTAAAGTTCAAGAGAAGTTTGTTAATGTGTTATATGGTTACTTCTTGGGTAATCGGCTGCCGTTCCCTGTTGTTGAGTACTACGCCAAAAATGTTTGGGCAAAGTTTgggtttgctaagcttatgatgaACGCTGatggtttctttttctttaaattcgACTCTAAGGAGGGTATGGCAAAAGTGTTGGAGGGTGGTCCTTGGTTGATTAGGAAGATGCCGTTGTTTCTTAATGTCTGGTCTCCGTCCGTTAGTCTTAAGAAGGAAGGGATCAAGTCGGTGCCGGTTTGGGTGAAGCTCCATAATGTGCccattgctatttatagtgatgaTGGTTTAAGCTTATTAGCTTCCAAGATAGGGGAACCAAAACGATTGGATGGTTATACGGCAGATATGTGCGCCGAGAACTGGGGAAGGAGTAGTTTTGCTAGGGCGTTGGTTGAAATTAATGCCGATCATGAACTAAAGGAGCGCATTGTTGTTGCCATCCCAAAGCTCGATGAGGAGGGATATATTAATGAAGTAATTAACGTGGAATATGAGTGGAAGCCTCAGAGATGCTCGATATGCTGCATATTCGGGCATAATGATCAAACGTGTGGGAAGAATGAGAATAGGAAGAATGACACTAAGAAAGCCAAACAAGTAGTTGTGGATGATGATGGGTTTACCGTGGATAAAAGGAAGGTGGCTCGAGTAGGAGTTGTTCCAAAGAAACAAAAGCAGAAATTTATATATAGGCCTAAGCCTAATAGATTGGAACCGAGCACATCAGGTACAAAGGACGCGAATGGTAACATGAAGAGGACGGACAATGTTAAAACTCGTAATGCCTTCGAAGCGTTATCGGATATGGATGACCAAGAGCTGAAAGATGGCAATGTGGTGAACAAGAACGGAACTAAGAATACTGGGCAACAGGCGGAGAGGGATGACGAGGTGGAGGAGACTATTCCGACGGAGACAGCAAATTTTATGAAGAATGATAGTCATAAGCAGgtttctgagggggcaagcactcccggtcaaAGCGGTTTAAATGGATAGCTTCATGGCATGGAATATAAGGGGTTTGAACCAACCTCTGAAACAAAATGAGGTTCGTGTGATGTTGTCAGAAAATAAAGTTTCAGTTTGTGCGGTCTTAGAATCTCATGTGAATGCAACCAATCTGGCTAGTGTGTGTAACAAAGTGTTTAGACGATGGAGCTGGACTTCAAACGGAAGTTTATGCCAGCGGGGTGCTAGAATTATTCTTGGTTGGAATAATGAGCTGGTGGACGTCATGGTCTTAGCACAGAGTGAGCAGGTTATTCATACTCAAATTTGGTCCAAAGTTGATAATACGAGTGTTTTCTGTTCATTTGTTTACGCGATGAATAATTACCAACAACGTCGAGGCTTGTGGGAAGATTTGTGCCGTCATAGGCTTTTGTGTTTAGACAAAGCTTGGTATGTTATGGGGGACTTTAATTCAGCGTTGCACGCGGATGACTCGTCTTTTGGGATGTCTAGTCAATCGATAGGTATGCGTGATTTTTATGAATGTGTGCAACGGTCGGAGCTGGTTGATGTTAAAGGGCATGGAATTCACTACACGTGGAACCAGAAGCCGAGAGAAGGTATTGGTTTACTTAGGAAGATTGATCGAGTAATGTGCAATATGAAGGGTATGGACTTATATCCGGATGCTTATGTTTTCTTTCATCCGTCCCGGGTTTCTGATCACACTCCGTGTATCTTGAATCTGAATACGGTGAAATCCTCTTTCAAGCCAAAGCCGTTTAAATTCGCAAACTTTATAGTTTCTAAACCTGATTTCAAGGTTTGTGTCGAAAGGGAATGGGGAAAATCTATTGCGGGTTGTACTATGTTCTCGGTGACTAGTAAGTTGCGTAATCTGAAACCTGGGCTTAGAAAGATCCTGTTCCAACAAGGAAATCTGCATAAAAAAGTTATTCAGCTGCGCAAGGACCTAGATGAAGTTCAGAAACTGGTTGACTTGAACCCGTTAGATGTTGAGCTTCGACAAAGAGAACAACATTGCCTTCATGAGTTTAAAGTAGCGGCCTATGATGAGGAGTGCTTCTTGAAACAAAAATCAAAGGTGGAGTGGCTTTGTGCTGGGGACTCAAATACGGCTTTCTTCCATAATTCAGTCAAATGTAAAAATAACCGGAGCAAAATTCATTGCGTTCGGGATGTGGCAGGTATTCGGTTTGAAGGTGAAGAGGCGGTGGCTGCCCTTGTAAACCATTACGCATTGTTTTTGGGCACGGAGGATCAGGTTTCGAATATCTATAATTCAGATGTTTTCATTAATGTGGTAAACCAAAATGATGCGAATAAAATGGTGAGACAAGTTACTCGTGAAGAGGTGAAGGAGGCCATGTTCAGCATAAGTGAAACTAAAGCCCCGGGACCTGACGGGTATACTTCGGCGTTCTTTAAGCATGCTTGGGAAATAGTGGGTAATGAGATAACGGATGCGGTTTTGGAGTTTTTTGACAATGGTCAAATGCTGAAACAAGTTAATCATACTATTTTAGCTCTTATTCCAAAAGTGGAGACGCCGGACTCGGTTCTAGATTACCGACCTATATCGTGCTGCAACGTGCTTTATAAATGTATCAGTAAGATCATTACGGACAGATTAAAGGGCAGTTTGGACTCGCTGGTCAGCATTAATCAGTCTGCTTTCGTTCCCGGTAGGCGGATATCTGATAATATTCTTTTAACACAAGAACTAATGCACAACTATCACCTAAATAAAGGTCCTCCTAGATGTGCTTTCAAGATAGATATTCAAAAGGCATACGACACGGTGAGCTGGTCTTTTTTGGAGAGGATTCTTTCTCGATTCGGTTTGCATAGGAAAATGGTGAAGTGGATAATGACATGCGTTACTACGGCAACATATTCTTTGAGCATAAACGGCAACCTTCACGGGTTCTTTAAAGGGAAACGGGGTTTGCGTCAAGGGGATCCCATGTCTCCGTATTTGTTCACGCTTGTTATGGAGGTGCTTACGTTAGGTCTCCAAAAGGCTGCTAGTGCCAGCTCGTTGTTCCAATACCACGCTCAGTGTAAGAAACAAAAGATTATAAACGTATCGTTTGCTGATGATTTGTTCATATTTGTGCATGGAAGTACTTATTCGGTAAGTAAGATAAAGGCCGCTTTGGAGGAGTTCACGGAAATGTCGGGTATGGTCCCGAGCCTTGCTAAAAGCACGGTGTTTTTCTGTAATGTGCCGCAACATGTTCGACAGGAAATTCTTAATATTATGCCATTTCAAGAAGGGTCCTTGCCTGTTCGATATTTAGGGGTGCCGTTGATTTCGTCAAAGTTGACCGCTAGCCACTGTAGAGTCCTCGTTGACCGAATGGACAAAAAGATTAACAACTGGATGACAAAAACCCTTTCCTTTGCGGGTAGGCTTCAGCTTATCAACTCCGTACTTTCAGCAATGCATATTTACTGGGCTTCAGTTTTTATTATTCCGGCTAGTGTCATAAATGACCTGGAGAAACGTATGCGTCGCTTCCTCTGGAATGCGGGTAATGTTGGTAAGGTTAAAGCTAAAGTTGCGTGGAACGATGTATGTCTTCCGAAACAAGAGGGTGGCCTAGGCATCAGGCGGGTTGGGGATGTAAACAAAGCTCTAATCGCTAACCATATATGGAGCATTCTGGTCAAACGCAAGTCTTTATGGGTGCAATGGATCTATGATTATAAAGTAAAGGATCAGAATTTCTGGGAGATTCAATGTAGGGGTGGTATGAGTTGGGGATGGCGGAAGATTCTTTCCATTCGTAACATTGTTCGGCCTTTCATTTGGAAACTCATTCGGTCTGGTAGGCAAACTAACGCTTGGAGCGACAACTGGTGTCACTTGAGTCCTCTTAGGGCGATGATAACTCCAAGACAAATTGCAAATGCGGGTTTTAACCTCAGTTCTTCAGTTGCGGATTTACTTGACAGCAATGGCCAATGGAATTGGCCTCAAGCGTGGTATGACCTCTACCCAGTTTTGATCGGGTTGAGCATTGATATGCCTAATCCTCAGTTACGGGATCTTACGGTTTGGAGGGATTTAGAGGGCAACCAGCGACAGTTTTCATCGTTGGAAGTTTGGCACAACATTCGCACCCGAGATTCTCCTGTGAGCTGGGCGAATATGGTTTGGTTTAGCCAGTGTATCCCACGACATTCTTTTCACCTTTGGTTGGTCATAAAAAATAAGTTGCGAACTCAGGACCGGTTGCGTGTTTGGGAAGCGGGTAGTGAAACAAACTTAAGGCTCATGTGCTGCCCTCTTTGCCAGCATGATCGAGATTCTAGAGATCATCTGTTCTTCTCTTGTGATTTTGCTTCGCAGGTCTGGAGGGACGTA from Helianthus annuus cultivar XRQ/B chromosome 7, HanXRQr2.0-SUNRISE, whole genome shotgun sequence includes the following:
- the LOC110931350 gene encoding uncharacterized protein LOC110931350, which translates into the protein MAIPNPNGDGFIKETMYVEYEWNPLRCLTCCVFGHSNDSCLKNPRKAVSSANQKNVRQPGNQGSRMTQKGQAVLLQLLPMVCLATWNIRGLNRPLKQTEVRQVVRENGVSFCAVLESHVEVSKLDKVCRSVFSNWEWTSNGGQCDKGTRIIIGWNTDVFDIMVLAQTSQVIHVQMIFKRDKKVIFYSIVYASNSYITRRELWSHLARHKILVANNPWVIMGNFNSALNLEDKSMGASGISTSMRDFQECVNEIEVADIKSIGFHFTWNQKPKKGVGLLKKIDRAMGNIPFVSKFPKAVALFQPYRVFDHCPCILKINKMEKKRANSFKFANFLVHKPGFMDIVKSNWDLSIMGVHQFRLVKKLRALKTTLRSLLYKQGNLHKKVDELRGKLDAIQREVEKHPFDENIRSEEANATREFQEASLDEERF